Proteins from one Nyctibius grandis isolate bNycGra1 chromosome 2, bNycGra1.pri, whole genome shotgun sequence genomic window:
- the ACE2 gene encoding angiotensin-converting enzyme 2, with protein MLVHLWLLCGLSVVVTPQDVTLQAQRFLEEFNKRAEDISYESALASWNYNTNITEENASKMNQLDARWSAFYDRACGNASSFPLGSIQDALTRLQIQALQDRGSSVLSPEKYSRLSTVLNTMSTIYSTGTVCKIGKPSECLVLEPGLDAIMADSTDYHERLWAWEGWRADVGRMMRPLYEEYVELKNEVAKINSYSDYGDYWRANYQAYEPEEYKYSRDQLVEDVEETFEQIKPLYQQLHAYVRHRLEQVYGPELISSTGCLPAHLLGDMWGRFWTNLYTMTVPYPAKPNIDVTSTMVQKKWDAIKIFKAAEAFFTSIGLNEMTEGFWNNSMLTEPTDNRKVVCHPTAWDLGKNDYRIKMCTKVTMDDFLTAHHEMGHIEYDMAYSVQPYLLRGGANEGFHEAVGEIMSLSAATPQHLKSLDLLEPAFQEDEETEINFLLKQALTIVGTMPFTYMLEKWRWMVFRGEITKKEWMKRWWEMKREIVGVVEPIPHDETYCDPAALFHVANDYSFIRYYTRTIYQFQFQEALCKAANHTGPLHTCDITNSRAAGQNLRQLLELGRSKPWTQALESITGEKYMNAAPLLHYFEPLYKWLQKNNSGRYIGWKTDWAPYSDNAIKVRISLKSALGDQAYEWDESELFLFKSSVAYAMRKYFAEVKHQEVNFQITDIHVGEQTQRISFYLTVSMPGNISDIVPKAEVEDAIRLSRGRINEAFRLDDNTLEFVGILPTLATPYEPPVTIWLIIFGVVISLVVIGVIVLIITGQKDRKKRARESRSEAGSQCEEVNPYGEEGKSNMGFEPPEETQTSF; from the exons ATGTTGGTCCACCTCTGGCTTCTCTGTGGTCTGAGCGTTGTCGTGACCCCTCAGGATGTCACACTACAAGCCCAAAGGTTTCTGGAAGAGTTTAACAAGAGGGCAGAAGATATCAGCTATGAGAGTGCCCTTGCCTCATGGAACTACAACACCAACATCACCGAGGAGAATGCCAGCAAAATG AACCAGTTGGACGCCAGATGGTCCGCGTTTTATGACCGGGCCTGCGGGAACGCCAGCAGCTTCCCGTTAGGCAGCATCCAGGATGCTCTCACCAGGCTCCAGATCCAGGCGCTCCAGGACAGAGGATCATCTGTGCTGTCACCGGAAAAATATAGCAGA CTGAGCACTGTGTTAAATACAATGAGTACCATCTACAGCACCGGGACCGTCTGTAAAATCGGCAAACCATCTGAGTGTTTGGTGCTCGAGCCAG GTCTGGATGCTATTATGGCTGACAGCACTGATTATCATGAGAGACTGTGGGCCTGGGAAGGCTGGAGAGCTGATGTTGGCAGGATGATGAGACCATTATATGAAGAGTATGTTGAACTTAAAAATGAGGTTGCAAAGATTAATA GTTATTCTGACTACGGAGATTACTGGAGAGCAAATTATCAAGCATATGAGCCAGAAGAATACAAATACAGCCGTGATCAGCTGGTTGAAGATGTGGAGGAGACATTTGAGCAG ATAAAACCTCTGTACCAGCAGCTGCATGCCTACGTGAGGCACCGGCTGGAGCAGGTCTACGGCCCTGAACTCATCAGCTCCACAGGATGCCTCCCTGCTCACTTGCTGG GTGATATGTGGGGTAGATTTTGGACAAATCTGTACACCATGACTGTTCCCTATCCAGCCAAACCAAACATTGATGTAACTTCTACAATGGTTCAAAAA AAATgggatgcaataaaaatattcaaagccGCTGAGGCCTTCTTTACCTCCATTGGCCTCAACGAAATGACTGAGGGCTTCTGGAATAACTCCATGCTCACAGAGCCGACTGACAACAGGAAGGTTGTCTGCCATCCTACAGCGTGGGATCTGGGGAAAAATGACTACAG GATCAAGATGTGCACCAAAGTGACCATGGACGACTTCCTGACCGCGCACCACGAGATGGGCCACATCGAGTATGACATGGCGTACTCTGTGCAGCCCTACCTGCTAAGAGGCGGCGCCAATGAGGGCTTCCATGAAGCAGTAGGTGAAATTATGTCACTTTCTGCAGCCACTCCTCAGCACTTGAAATCTCTTGACCTCCTTGAGCCAGCTTTCCAAGAGGATGAAg aaactgaaatcaaCTTTCTGCTCAAACAAGCGCTAACGATTGTTGGAACAATGCCTTTTACTTACATGCTGGAGAAGTGGAGGTGGATGGTGTTTAGGGGTGAGATTACAAAGAAGGAATGGATGAAGCGGTGGTGGGAGATGAA GAGAGAAATAGTTGGCGTTGTCGAACCCATCCCTCATGATGAAACCTATTGTGACCCTGCAGCACTGTTTCATGTGGCCAATGATTACTCCTTCATAAG GTATTATACTCGGACCATCTATCAGTTCCAGTTTCAGGAGGCACTTTGCAAGGCAGCTAACCATACCGGCCCTCTTCACACGTGTGACATTACCAACTCCAGAGCAGCTGGTCAGAATTTGAG ACAACTGCTTGAATTAGGCAGATCCAAGCCCTGGACCCAAGCACTGGAAAGCATAACAGGGGAGAAATACATGAATGCAGCACCCTTGCTCCACTACTTCGAACCTCTATATAAGTGGCTGCAGAAAAACAATTCTGGCAGATACATTGGTTGGAAAACAGACTGGGCTCCAT ATTCTGACAACGCCATCAAAGTGCGCATCAGCCTGAAATCAGCCCTGGGGGACCAGGCA TATGAATGGGATGAAAGTGAGCTCTTCTTGTTCAAGTCATCTGTCGCCTATGCCATGAGAAAATACTTTGCAGAGGTGAAGCACCAGGAAGTTAACTTCCA GATTACAGACATTCATGTTGGGGAACAAACACAAAGGATCTCCTTCTACCTTACTGTCAGCATGCCAGGTAATATCAGTGATATTGTGCCCAAAGCAGAGGTGGAAGATGCCATCAG GTTGTCTCGGGGACGAATCAATGAAGCTTTCAGACTGGATGATAACACGCTGGAGTTTGTGGGCATACTTCCAACCCTGGCCACACCTTACGAACCACCAGTCACCATCTGGTTAATTATATTTGGGGTGGTCATTAGCCTGGTTGTCATTGGAGTTATTGTCTTGATCATCACTGGGCAGAAAGATCGCAAAAA GAGGGCGAGAGAAAGTAGGAGTGAAGCAGGGTCACAGTGTGAAGAGGTGAACCCTTACGGTGAAGAGGGAAAAAGCAACATGGGTTTTGAGCCACCTGAAGAGACACAAACATCATTCTAG